In Triticum aestivum cultivar Chinese Spring chromosome 5B, IWGSC CS RefSeq v2.1, whole genome shotgun sequence, the following proteins share a genomic window:
- the LOC123116154 gene encoding uncharacterized protein, giving the protein MSSSRSRAAVVAEGNAKTAAREWVGWEEEVVLGDDDGEERKVCYYLLCAAPQDSGKSQRDLALVGKYWGPGNIAYSADVQFLLSLDTALESGSASATVEALASEITELRWKSRREIMDWLTSLVSDPPYGAFGLTCPDHHDGGSAASKGILAAFGENKEGFTWICKLPHLDQRRKHYKSFWRGRLRISVYDFVFIKSEGRESHVAYVEDMYEDASEKKMVVARWFEEQDGEHGAVLPADLYCREIFFGYVLQDLRVEVVEAVAPVLNPEHFEMFKKKYGGRSSWQPFVCRRQIENDTVGPFDIAQQLQGYANQEIVKAIVASSSSTVVQVKPPNSNKGKAATTRLAAENHAGSSSAAIIGNKTMEKQKAPPSPCSATPSSSVVGDKAMEKQKPPPCSATASSFVFVDKTMEKQKQKQKPPSCSATPSSSVIGEKTMEKQKPPPCSATPSCTVIGDKTMDKKKKQKPPPCSATPSCTVIGDKTMEKKKKQKPPPCSATPSSTVIGDKTMEKKKKQKAPPCSATPSSAVIGEKTMEKKKKRKAPPCSATLSSAVIGEKTMEKQKPPPCSATASSTTVIGDKTMEKQKPPACRATPSSSSAVMGDKAMEKQKQKEMPPPCSATQHSVTNGQTVESSVVPRSVVNCQTTAQNQPPPSDTGNAAASDASTMVNPAEKMLQPGSRLEALSQDSSVRGCWFKCVVVKRNEQNNTIWVRYQDLRKPEGKGQLKEWLKVARTAEPDRLGIRLAKRAMLRPQLPSHYRKIESPVDVGVIVDAQLNGGWWEGIVLQQETAGHVKVYLQGEGRLVEFKVDSLRKSFEWREEQWMPLDARTDVAAKITLDLKKKKKAAAAAPSPAGLLLQPQEDGSASSVPPRKRILELDHSFEEERLQDGKGKGPADEPAKTVPDKGGAGDGMSRGGGSAGAKRCRVDPANSDGLNCAECKGKAGKSSGVKKMGSSEGSGSQGGASGSASSGGAAPVKPAVPMQEICVTNAEAPVVAMDESEVIDLTMYD; this is encoded by the exons ATGAGTAGCTCGCGCTCTCGGGCGGCTGTGGTGGCCGAGGGTAATGCCAAGACGGCAGCGAGGGAGTGGGTCGGgtgggaggaggaggtcgtgcTGGGGGACGACGACGGTGAGGAGCGCAAGGTGTGCTACTACCTCCTCTGCGCGGCTCCCCAGGACAGCGGTAAGAGCCAGAGGGATCTGGCGTTGGTGGGTAAGTACTGGGGACCTGGGAACATAGCCTACTCGGCGGACGTGCAGTTTCTGCTGTCCCTCGACACGGCGCTGGAGTCTGGGTCGGCATCCGCTACGGTGGAGGCGCTGGCGTCGGAGATCACCGAGCTCAGGTGGAAGTCCAGGAGGGAGATCATGGACTGGCTCACCTCGCTCGTCTCAG ATCCTCCGTATGGAGCCTTTGGATTGACTTGTCCCGACCATCATGATGGTGGTAGCGCTGCATCTAAG GGTATCCTCGCTGCTTTTGGGGAAAACAAAGAAGGGTTCACATGGATATGCAAACTACCCCATCTTGATCAACGTCGGAAGCATTACAAATCCTTTTGGCGAGGGAGACTGAGAATTTCG GTTTATGATTTTGTGTTCATCAAGAGTGAAGGGAGAGAGAGCCATGTTGCCTATGTGGAAGACATGTACGAAGATGCCAGcgagaagaagatggtggtggcaCGATGGTTCGAGGAACAAGACGGTGAGCACGGTGCTGTATTGCCCGCCGATCTTTATTGCAGGGAGATCTTCTTTGGCTATGTACTGCAAGATCTGAGGGTTGAAGTTGTGGAGGCAGTGGCCCCGGTCCTGAATCCAGAGCACTTTGAGATGTTCAAGAAAAAATATGGAGGGCGCAGTAGCTGGCAGCCCTTTGTATGCCGTCGGCAGATCGAGAATGACACAGTCGGGCCCTTTGACATTGCGCAGCAGCTGCAAGGATATGCAAACCAGGAGATTGTAAAGGCAATTGTTGCCTCATCCTCGTCGACGGTGGTGCAGGTCAAGCCACCTAATAGCAACAAAGGTAAAGCTGCCACTACTCGCCTGGCCGCCGAGAACCATGCTGGTTCTTCTAGTGCTGCCATTATCGGTAACAAAACCATGGAGAAACAGAAGGCCCCTCCATCTCCATGTAGTGCAACTCCTTCAAGCTCTGTTGTTGGTGACAAGGCCATGGAGAAGCAGAAGCCCCCTCCATGCAGTGCAACTGCTTCCAGCTTTGTTTTCGTTGACAAAACCAtggagaagcagaagcagaagcagaagcccCCTTCATGCAGCGCAACTCCTTCCAGCTCTGTTATTGGTGAAAAAACCATGGAGAAGCAGAAGCCACCTCCATGCAGTGCAACTCCTTCATGCACTGTTATCGGTGACAAAACCAtggataagaagaagaagcagaagccaCCTCCATGCAGTGCAACTCCTTCATGCACTGTTATCGGTGACAAAAccatggagaagaagaagaagcagaagccaCCTCCATGCAGTGCAACTCCTTCAAGCACTGTTATCGGTGACAAAAccatggagaagaagaagaagcagaaggccCCTCCATGCAGCGCAACTCCTTCAAGCGCTGTTATTGGTGAGAAAAcaatggagaagaagaagaagcggaaggCCCCTCCATGCAGCGCAACTCTTTCAAGCGCTGTTATTGGTGAGAAAACCATGGAAAAGCAGAAGCCCCCTCCATGCAGCGCAACTGCTTCCAGCACTACTGTTATCGGTGACAAAACCATGGAGAAGCAGAAGCCCCCTGCATGCCGCGCAACTCCTTCCAGTTCCAGCGCTGTTATGGGCGACAAAGCCAtggagaagcagaagcagaaggagATGCCCCCTCCATGCAGCGCAACACAACACAGTGTCACCAATGGCCAGACCGTCGAAAGCAGTGTCGTTCCCCGCAGCGTGGTGAACTGTCAGACCACCGCGCAGAATCAGCCGCCCCCGAGTGATACTGGTAACGCAGCAGCCAGTGATGCGTCAACCATGGTGAACCCTGCTGAGAAGATGCTCCAGCCCGGCAGCCGTCTTGAAGCCCTGAGCCAAGACAGCAGCGTGAGGGGCTGTTGGTTCAAATGCGTGGTAGTCAAGAGGAACGAGCAAAATAACACGATCTGGGTGCGGTACCAAGACCTTCGAAAACCCGAGGGCAAAGGGCAGCTCAAG GAATGGCTCAAAGTTGCAAGAACTGCGGAGCCTGACCGCCTGGGCATACGCCTAGCCAAAAGGGCCATGCTCCGCCCACAGCTCCCATCACACTACAGGAAGATCGAGTCTCCGGTGGATGTCGGGGTCATCGTCGACGCGCAGCTGAACGGCGGATGGTGGGAGGGGATCGTGCTGCAGCAGGAGACTGCTGGCCACGTCAAAGTTTATCTCCAAG GGGAGGGGAGACTCGTGGAGTTCAAAGTGGACTCTCTGCGGAAGTCGTTTGAGTGGCGTGAGGAGCAGTGGATGCCTCTGGATGCAAGAACAGATGTTGCAGCCAAGATAACCCTtgacctgaagaagaagaagaaggcggccgCGGCCGCGCCAAGCCCAGCAGGACTGCTGCTGCAACCTCAGGAGGACGGATCTGCAAGCTCTGTTCCTCCACGGAAGAGGATCCTGGAACTGGATCACTCTTTCGAGGAAGAAAGGCTGCAGGATGGAAAGGGCAAGGGTCCTGCTGATGAACCTGCCAAGACAGTTCCAGACAAGGGGGGTGCTGGAGATGGCATGTCCCGTGGCGGCGGCTCAGCTGGTGCCAAGCGCTGCCGGGTTGATCCTGCAAACTCTGACGGCCTCAACTGCGCTGAATGCAAGGGCAAGGCTGGGAAATCTTCTGGCGTCAAGAAAATGGGGTCTTCGGAGGGCAGCGGCAGCCAGGGAGGCGCCAGTGGCTCTGCCTCCAGTGGAGGCGCTGCGCCGGTGAAGCCAGCAGTGCCCATGCAGGAGATATGCGTCACCAACGCAGAGGCTCCTGTCGTCGCCATGGACGAATCGGAGGTGATCGATCTCACCATGTATGACTGA